In the Choloepus didactylus isolate mChoDid1 chromosome 5, mChoDid1.pri, whole genome shotgun sequence genome, one interval contains:
- the LOC119535405 gene encoding cytosolic iron-sulfur assembly component 2A-like, giving the protein MERLSGLLSRMLNRVLWLSGLSEPGVARRPRIMEEKALEVYDLIRTIRDPEKPNTLEELEVVKESCVEVQEINEEDYLVIIRFTPTVPHCSLATLIAPGLQGILCHSTNLTQT; this is encoded by the coding sequence ATGGAACGGTTGTCTGGGCTGCTCTCCCGGATGCTGAACAGAGTCTTGTGGCTCTCGGGCCTTTCTGAGCCGGGAGTTGCCCGGCGGCCCCGGATCATGGAAGAGAAAGCGCTAGAGGTTTATGATTTGATTCGAACTATCCGAGACCCAGAGAAGCCCAATACTTTAGAAGAACTGGAAGTTGTAAAGGAAAGTTGTGTAGAAGTACAGGAGATAAATGAAGAGGACTATCTGGTTATTATCAGGTTCACGCCAACAGTACCTCATTGCTCTTTGGCAACTCTTATTGCTCCTGGCCTTCAAGGAATCCTCTGTCATAGCACTAACTTGACACagacttaa